In Prevotella sp. oral taxon 475, one DNA window encodes the following:
- a CDS encoding glycosyltransferase family 2 protein codes for MTKLALVLPCYNEEEVLETSVARLTELLRGLISDGTLHPDSMMVFVNDGSRDRTWQLIVRASRSNRLVRGIHLTRNVGHQNAIMAGMLTARTWADVVITIDADLQDDLSAIPRMLEHYREGSDIVYGVKVSRRADPVFKRLSAMAFYRLQQKMGVDSVFNHADFRLMSRRALDILADYGERNLYLRGLIPLIGLPSATVDDVISERTAGTSKYTLKRMLSLALDGITSFSVRPIYGILYLGCFFLLLSLFIGFYVLHALIVHTAYPGWASLMLSMWFIGGIVLLSIGVVGVYVGKIYTEAKHRPLFNIQEIVGGEEDSEL; via the coding sequence ATGACGAAATTGGCTCTTGTTCTGCCTTGTTACAATGAGGAGGAAGTGCTTGAGACATCCGTTGCACGTCTCACCGAGTTGCTTCGCGGTTTGATTTCCGACGGAACACTCCACCCGGACAGTATGATGGTGTTCGTCAACGATGGTAGTCGCGATCGCACTTGGCAACTCATTGTGCGCGCCAGCAGGTCGAATCGTCTCGTTCGAGGCATTCATCTGACACGAAACGTGGGGCATCAGAACGCCATCATGGCCGGAATGCTCACCGCACGGACGTGGGCTGACGTGGTGATTACCATCGATGCCGACCTGCAAGACGATCTCTCGGCCATCCCTCGCATGCTGGAACACTATCGCGAAGGTAGCGATATTGTCTACGGCGTGAAGGTTTCGCGTCGTGCCGACCCTGTTTTCAAACGGCTATCGGCCATGGCTTTCTACCGATTACAACAGAAAATGGGGGTAGACAGCGTGTTTAATCATGCCGACTTCCGACTGATGAGTCGCCGAGCACTTGACATATTGGCCGACTATGGTGAGCGAAACCTCTATCTACGCGGACTGATCCCGTTGATAGGACTCCCGTCTGCCACCGTAGACGACGTGATTAGCGAGCGCACGGCAGGCACATCCAAATACACGCTCAAACGAATGCTCTCGCTGGCACTTGACGGAATCACCTCGTTTTCAGTTCGTCCCATTTACGGCATCCTCTATTTGGGGTGTTTCTTTCTGTTGCTCAGTCTGTTCATCGGTTTCTATGTACTGCACGCTCTCATTGTTCACACAGCCTATCCGGGCTGGGCTTCGCTCATGCTCAGCATGTGGTTCATCGGTGGTATTGTGCTTCTTTCCATCGGTGTGGTGGGTGTTTACGTGGGAAAAATCTACACCGAGGCGAAGCATCGTCCGTTGTTCAACATCCAAGAGATCGTGGGTGGAGAAGAAGATTCCGAACTTTAA
- a CDS encoding relaxase/mobilization nuclease domain-containing protein, whose translation MIGKCKAIAHGSTALDYIFREGKLGSRLAFHNLCSREPKAIYEEMKVVSDYNTRCRNKFLRIEIGIAPQDERKLPVSELMRIAHLFAKQMGLDKHQWVAVAHKDTDNRHIHIIANRISLYGEVYDTTFVSNRAARVAEEISRSKGLTIAKEVRAERKHQKTKANPTREQTKQQIQKICYALLEKYKGTGITGHSMFLYDLNKSGITIERLKNKQGKVYGLKFSFGGQCFKASEIGREFGYRSLQKNFEAGNKAETKEIMTKAQIMAHEQEKSKPQPDTAYQLVPPSRSYTPPTKANETSPIAQAVGNVASTVLNAAEEIISGAGGLINPQTHGDDYAETVWQRKLRNQAKKKKKRGRGI comes from the coding sequence ATGATAGGAAAGTGTAAGGCAATAGCGCACGGAAGCACGGCTTTGGATTATATTTTCAGAGAGGGCAAGCTCGGCAGTCGGCTTGCCTTCCATAACCTTTGCAGCAGAGAACCGAAGGCTATCTATGAAGAAATGAAAGTGGTCAGCGATTACAACACACGTTGCAGGAACAAGTTCCTCCGCATTGAAATTGGTATCGCACCACAAGACGAAAGAAAGCTACCTGTGTCAGAACTTATGAGGATAGCCCATCTGTTTGCCAAACAAATGGGACTTGACAAACACCAATGGGTGGCGGTAGCACACAAGGACACCGACAACAGACATATCCATATCATTGCCAACCGCATCAGCCTGTATGGGGAGGTCTATGATACCACTTTTGTAAGCAACAGGGCAGCAAGAGTGGCGGAGGAAATCAGCCGCTCGAAAGGCTTGACTATCGCAAAGGAGGTCAGGGCGGAGAGGAAGCATCAGAAAACAAAAGCCAATCCTACGAGAGAACAGACCAAGCAACAAATACAGAAGATTTGCTATGCTCTACTTGAAAAATACAAAGGCACAGGCATCACGGGACACTCCATGTTTCTCTACGACCTTAACAAGAGTGGTATAACTATCGAACGCTTGAAGAATAAGCAGGGCAAAGTATACGGTTTGAAGTTCTCCTTTGGCGGGCAATGTTTCAAGGCTTCCGAAATCGGCAGGGAGTTCGGCTACCGTTCTTTGCAAAAGAACTTTGAAGCAGGCAATAAAGCCGAAACAAAGGAGATAATGACAAAAGCTCAAATAATGGCGCACGAGCAGGAAAAGAGCAAACCCCAACCGGATACAGCCTATCAACTTGTTCCTCCCAGCCGTTCGTACACACCGCCTACAAAAGCAAACGAAACTTCACCTATTGCACAAGCCGTAGGAAATGTAGCAAGCACTGTCTTGAATGCTGCTGAAGAAATAATTTCGGGAGCAGGTGGACTTATCAATCCACAGACACATGGCGATGATTATGCTGAGACGGTATGGCAACGAAAACTCAGAAACCAAGCCAAGAAAAAGAAGAAAAGAGGAAGAGGTATATAA
- a CDS encoding DUF3408 domain-containing protein, translating into MKKEKRNIEEIDRFIGETFGISPAKSSSEQTVAEFRAKGKRNTQEQKQQETEHIIEHATPSEPAQHTENATVQRRISAKMRKETLEAYKQAFLVPAKLSERKAVYLSKETQERANLIVRRLGDRGSNLSSFVENIVRNHLEEYGEDVEKWRKL; encoded by the coding sequence ATGAAAAAGGAAAAAAGAAACATAGAAGAAATAGATCGTTTCATCGGAGAAACTTTTGGTATAAGCCCAGCTAAAAGTTCAAGTGAACAGACCGTCGCTGAGTTTCGGGCAAAAGGAAAGAGAAATACTCAAGAGCAAAAACAACAAGAAACAGAGCATATCATAGAGCATGCCACGCCATCCGAGCCTGCACAGCATACAGAGAATGCAACCGTTCAAAGACGCATCAGTGCCAAGATGAGAAAAGAGACACTCGAAGCATACAAGCAAGCGTTCCTCGTTCCCGCAAAGCTAAGCGAGAGAAAAGCGGTTTACCTGAGTAAGGAAACACAGGAACGTGCGAACCTCATCGTGCGCAGGTTGGGTGACAGGGGCAGCAACCTCTCAAGTTTCGTGGAGAACATCGTGCGCAACCATTTGGAGGAATACGGTGAGGATGTAGAGAAATGGAGGAAGCTGTAA
- a CDS encoding helix-turn-helix domain-containing protein yields the protein MNYYVITETNWAKLRDEILSLAECCHKAFGEKSKHTDWLYNREVCRLLNISKRTLQHYRDTSVLPFTQIGHKCYYKREDVESLLLSKTNNSKNRQI from the coding sequence ATGAATTATTATGTCATTACGGAAACCAATTGGGCAAAGCTTCGGGATGAAATTTTGAGCCTTGCGGAATGCTGTCACAAGGCTTTTGGAGAGAAGAGTAAGCACACGGACTGGCTGTACAACAGAGAAGTGTGCCGGCTGTTGAACATCAGCAAGCGCACCTTGCAGCATTATCGCGATACGAGTGTGCTGCCGTTTACGCAAATCGGGCACAAGTGCTATTACAAGCGCGAGGATGTGGAAAGTTTGCTACTTTCAAAGACGAATAACTCTAAAAACAGACAGATATGA
- a CDS encoding helix-turn-helix domain-containing protein encodes MMETARDLNMETDEIQLVVSALRGVGKRIMEVAQTHKPLFAGEHFLTGKEVCERLYISPRTLQDYRDRKIIPYTQFAGKILYKTSDLERMLEKNYKGI; translated from the coding sequence ATGATGGAAACTGCAAGAGATTTGAACATGGAGACGGACGAGATACAGCTGGTCGTCTCGGCATTGAGAGGTGTGGGGAAACGGATCATGGAAGTGGCACAGACACACAAGCCACTCTTTGCTGGCGAACATTTCCTCACGGGCAAGGAAGTGTGCGAGCGGCTGTATATCAGTCCCCGTACCTTGCAGGACTACCGCGACAGAAAAATTATCCCCTACACGCAATTTGCAGGGAAGATACTCTACAAGACTTCGGACTTGGAAAGGATGCTGGAGAAGAATTATAAGGGTATTTAG